In Trichlorobacter lovleyi, the DNA window GCCTTTGCCCTGGCCTGCTGCTGCATCCCGATCAGAAGCGGGTCATCGGCAGCAAGAGTTATCCCTTTACCCTTCAGCACCCCCAGATAACGTTCCAGCACCAACGCCTCTGCCTTTAGTGTCCCGCCCTGATGGTGGATCAATGTAGTATCGGCACAAACCCATGACAAAAGCCCCTGTGACCGAAATGCCAGGCAAAGGTCATCATCCTCCCATCCGTTTTCATAACGTTCATCAAAGGGACCAATCGTAAAAAACTGTTCCCGTCGCAGCAGCATGCAGGCGCCGGTAATGGTCAAAAAGGAACCACCCTGGCACGCTTCTGGCAACTTGGCAGACTGCTCATAGAGATAATGTTCACTGCGAGGCCAACTGGACTGATCAAGATGCCAAACCTTACCGCAGTGCTGCACCGTTTCATCAGGAAATAGCAGGCGTGGCGCCACAATACCCACCTCAGGCCGTTGCTGAAGAACCTCTGCTAGCGGTTCAAACCATCCCGGTGAGCGCACCTCAATATCGTTGTTCATGAACAGAAGCAACTCACCGCGTGCTGAACGTGCTCCATAGTTACAGGCCCGGGCAAAGCGATGTGGTGCAGTGTTGGCAACTACCTTGATACGACCATCAGACCGCACCAATTCTTCTAGTTTTTCAACGGTTTCATCCGTTGAACCATCGTCAACGATGACTATTTCAAAGGGGATATTTAGCGGATAGACTAGTAAGGAATCAATACAGGCCCGCGTTAAGGGCCACTGGTTATGGACGGGGATGATGATGGAGAGACCTGGAACGGCCAAGGGGGCATCAGCCCCCTTGACAGAACCTTCAGCGAAAGACATTGCTAAATACCTGCCAGGAAGGTCCGGGCCTCTGTATTCCAGGGCTGAAGTGTCAGCACCTTATTGATGAATATCCGGGCCTGTTCCTTCAGCTCTGCAGCCTTTGAAAAAATAGCCAACGCAGTCAACACCTCCACATCGTTCGGGTAGTCCTTAAGCAGCTGGACGTACATTTCGACCGCATCATCAGTCATTCCGAATGCGACATAACACAGGTCAGCAAGGTTTTTGCGATACATGGCATTAGCTGGCTCATACTTCACCGCTTGCTCATGGTGTACACGGGCCAGTTCATACTCACCCCGCCCGGTATAGATGATGCCGAGGTTGTTATGGGCAAGGGCATTGGCAGGATTCTGTTCCAGTAAACGCTTAAGCGGGGCTATTTCTTCATCCACCTGCGGCAAGTCAACCGACTGGCGATATTCAGCCGCCGAGACCGGCCCATCCAGCCGGGCCAGAATTTCACGGACCGCTGCATTGTCCGGTTCAAGCTGATTGGCTTTACGGTAGAATGCCCGTGCCTCATCAGGCCGGCCAATTTTCTCACTGATATTGCCTAGCGCGGTCAGGATCTCAAAATCGTCTGGCCAAGCATTCAACAACTCAGTCAGCATCTCGATCGCATCATCATTCCAGCCCATAACCACAAAGTAAAATTCGGCCAGATTCTTGACTACCGTAGGATTATTCGGCTGCAACCGGTTGGCCTTCTCATAGTGTGCCAAGGCAAGCAGTTCATTACCTGCCTGGTGGTACAACACCCCGAGATCATTATGGGCCAGCGGCACATCTGAAAACATCTTGAGAAACGTTTTGATCTCAGTAATGGCAGCTTCCGTAGACTCCCGGGTAAGGCAGGCCCGCAACCGTTGATATGCATTCTGGGCTTCATATTGGTTGTAAGGGACAACGGCAGTCATTTGGCGCTCCTAACGTTACGTAAATTTTGAAGAATTTTACCCACAAATGGCGATTTATTCAACAGCATTCTCGTATCACACCAACAATTTCCTGGTAGCATGATGACCATTTGGCGGCATCCTGAGTAATCGTCAAAACCGGCTCGATCTTACCTGCAAGCTGAGAAATCATTTCCGGAGCGTCTATCATTTGCTGCATATACTGCCGCAACATATCTAGATCATTCGGGTCAAAGAGAATGCCATTTTCCATATGACAAACCGCCTCTGGAATTCCACCGACCTGTGCAGCAAGCACCGGAACTCCAGCGGCAAGCGACTCGCGCACCGTGAGGCAGTAACTCTCAATGTACGACGGCACTACCGTAACATCAAATCCAGCAAGAATAGAGCATAGTTCATGGGGCTGATATCCACCGCAGAATTCGATCCGAGGATTGTTGATGAACTCTCTCAGCAAAGAAGTAATCTGGTTGGTTCCACAGCCGTGAATGCGTAGCCGGGCGTGGTTGCCCTTGGTCTTGGAAAAGGCATGCACCAGACCAAAGACATTTTTTATCTCATTGATTGAGCCGATATAACCAAAAACCAGTTCCTGTCCCAATTGCCGTCCCCGCTGTGGACATGGCTCTACTCCCAGCGGCCGTACCTCAATCTCCCGTTGAATGCCGTAGCGAGCGAACATATCGGCAACAAAACGGGATGGAGCGCTTACCATGGTTGCCTCAGTCAAGATCCGTTGTACACTCTGTGCACGTTCCTCCATAAACTGCTCATACTGTCCACCAGGCTCGCCCATACACAACAGGCAGTCATGCTTTGATACTGGCCCTTGACAGACATTACCTACACCTCGAAACAAGTGAGTGCGCAGACACAGCAACCAGAAATCGTGCAGAGTTACCACCACAGGCACACCAACCTCTGACGCGCATGAAACCAACGAGTTGGGCAAAAACTGCAGGTGCTGAATATGCACCAGGTCAAACTGCTCTTGAATCAGCAGTTCCTTAAACAGCTGTTCAATTTCAGGATTTTCAAGCGTAGAAGTGAAAGGAGGCACACCGTCACCAGTCAACCTGAATGCAGGTATACCATCCCATGCATATGGCTCAATCCCAAGACGGGCCCCGGCGTAGCGGAAAGGGTAGAACACCGCCAGATGATGCCCCAATTCCTGCAATGCCTTAGCCATACGATGGCAGTAGCTCTCCACGCCGCCAACATTTTGGGGTAGATAGTCGTGCAGCACAAACAGAATCTTGAGCCCCTTATTCATGCCTGAGGCTGTTGCCCGCCCATCCATCTGCATATCTGTACGATAGTTCAGGTAGGTGTCCAGAATAGCAGCCTGTTGTCCCTGTCCCCTTGCACACAAACGAGCTCGGTAAGACTCAAGCAATTCACTACACTCCTGGCTTTTATAGACGGGCGGAACACCAACACGGCACCCAAGATACTCGAAGAGCTCAAGCACCTCCCTGTCGCCCTCTTGTAGCGCAATTAGCCCACACACCTGCTTGACCTGCGTTGTCAACTCCTGCTGCAACATTGGATCGGCACAATCTGCCAGCCAGGCCATTAGTCGGTCGGCTAGGAGCCTGCCGAACCCTGCTGAATGCAGATAAGCCTGCCTATCCGCCAACACACAAAGAGATTGTTGCACTGCAGCCCGTGCCTCTGCTGGATTTAACAAATTCAACAGGGGAAACAGCTCCCTAAAACTATGACTGTTCAGAAATTGTATCGCTGCACAGCAGGAATCAAGTATACCTGCCTCCATGAAACGGTTGGTCCCCTGGTCGGGATGAATCCTGGTAATGCTGGAACTTTGGTTGATGAACCGTGATGGATAGCGTGCTGAAATCCGCAGCCACAGATCATAATCCTGGCCATAATGCAGCGTTTCGTCAAAACCGCCAATCTCGCAGAAAACATCTCGCCTGACAGCAATGGTGATACCGTTGACATAGTTAAAACGAAAAAACCAAAGCACCTGAAATTCCTGAGGAGGAATAACAAGCTCAGACTGCACCACATCGTGCATCACGATGCCTGTATCCTCATATAGCAGGCCGTGGTTGGTATGCATGAACCTGACATCAGGTTCCTTCTTAAGCACGGCAAGATGGCAGGCTAATTTATCGGGCAGAAACA includes these proteins:
- a CDS encoding tetratricopeptide repeat protein: MTAVVPYNQYEAQNAYQRLRACLTRESTEAAITEIKTFLKMFSDVPLAHNDLGVLYHQAGNELLALAHYEKANRLQPNNPTVVKNLAEFYFVVMGWNDDAIEMLTELLNAWPDDFEILTALGNISEKIGRPDEARAFYRKANQLEPDNAAVREILARLDGPVSAAEYRQSVDLPQVDEEIAPLKRLLEQNPANALAHNNLGIIYTGRGEYELARVHHEQAVKYEPANAMYRKNLADLCYVAFGMTDDAVEMYVQLLKDYPNDVEVLTALAIFSKAAELKEQARIFINKVLTLQPWNTEARTFLAGI